A segment of the Lolium perenne isolate Kyuss_39 chromosome 3, Kyuss_2.0, whole genome shotgun sequence genome:
CTTGAGCTACATCCCGGCACCTAAACCAAATTTGCCAGGTACCATGCCATCATTTTGCAATATCCTTTCATGCTTACATGAAAAGCTTTTCGGCAATTATTTTGACATGATGACCTCTGGTTCTATTAAAATCATGTGATACAGTTGCACTGGGCATCTATGTTCCGTTGTAGTAGTTCTATTCATTATGTATGATGCCATTAATTTATCTTATTCAGGTCATGAAGAGTCATATAATCCTTCTGTTGAATATGTTCCCACGCAAGAGGAAATAGATTCGTACCAACTTATGTACGAGGAGGACAGACCAAAGTTCATCCCACGACGGTATAATTTCATTTACATTGCCATTATGATTTTTCTGGTCTGATTCGTCTGAGGAAACTTTGGTTTGTGATCCCTTTATATTGTGTTGTCGATTATGCAGATTTGAATCTCTCAGAAGTGTACCTGCCTATGAGAAGGCACTTAGGGAAGGATTTGATCGGTGCCTAGATCTTTATCTATGCCCTAGAACTCGCAAAAAGCGTGTAAGTGGAGGACCTATCTTCTTTTAATGATTATATATGTGGGTCTTTATTGCTTGGATTCCAGTTTATCATTTATTAGTGTGATGTTCTTTCCTAATTCATGATGATTATCTGGCAATCTTCAGATTAACATTGATCCTGAGTCACTCAAGCCGAAGTTGCCTAGCAAAAAAGATCTCAGGCCATATCCAAGAACGTGTTACCTTGAGTTCAAGGGCCATAGTGGTCCAGTGAGGTCACTGTCAGTTGAAGCAACAGGGCAATGGATAGCCTCAGGTATAGAATGTTGATATGTATCTATGTTCTTCCTGAATACATATGTGGACAATGTGCTGATGATCCAAATGGTAATCAACTCACTGTTATTCGTTAATTTGCTTTGAACTctgatgtttcttcttctttcctTAAGGTTCATCTGATGGAACAATTCGTGTTTGGGAGGTTGAAACTGGTCGCTGTCTTAAGGTTTTCAATGTTGGCGCTGATGTCCATCGTATTTCTTGGAATCCTTCACCTGATAAGCCCGTTCTGGCTGCTATTGTGTACGCCTTTGCCATTCCCAAGTATATTTTCTTTTCTAGCTTTGCACATTCTTACCATTAATCTTATCTGATACAGTGGCCATGATCTTCTGCTTCTTAATGCTGAGGTGGGGGATGAAGAAACTCAAATGAGGACAAAGCAGCTCCTCCATATAGATGAATCAGCTCCGGAAGAAGATGCTGGTAAGAGTAGTTGTCACCCTAACAGTTCTTATGATGTATTACTACTAGGTACTAGTTCTTATAAatatttttattatattgcagatGATAAGAAACCAGCTGTGAGGTGGGTGAGGCATGACAAATTTGATGGAATCACATTGATTCATCATAAGGTATAAATACTTAAGAGTTTCTTGTCATTCTCCTTTCAAATGCTTAAGATTTTTTATTCGCACTCTTACCATCTGTTTTGTTGTTCAGGCTGCATCAACTGTGGAGTGGCATTCAAAGGGAGACTATTTCACCACAGTTGTGCCAACTGATATCCTTTGTCATTAAGCATATCTTTTTTTCTTCGTTTAATTTCTAAGTGGTGCAAGAGCACACTAACTAATATGCTTTAAAAAGAAATTTCTCTAGTTCATTTTTTCAGCGCTCATCGAACATTCTAATTACAGTTTGTGCCCCTGAAAAATGCTATTTTCTTTGTGTCAGGGTTGTGTGCTGTGTGGGTTCTTTCAATTCAGTAATGTAGATATGTACACAGATTCTTCACATTTTGAAGATTTATTCTTCCTATTGTCTACCTTAATTCCTTTGTACGTGAATCAAGGGCAGTGCTGTTGCATCAGCTCTCAAAGAAGCATTCTCACCATCCTTTCCGGAAACTGCCGGGCCTCCCTGTTGCAGCAGTGTTCCATCCAACTCAAAAGATGTTCTTTGTTGCCACTAAGAAATTTGTTCAGATTTATGATCTCCAAAAGGCAGAGGTAGTCAAGAAACTGGAGTCAGGTCTCCGTGAAATTTCCTCTATCTCCATCCATCCTGGTGGTAAGTATGAAATCAACTATATACTAATTTACCAGTTGATAGATCTTGAGTTGGTTCATGTTGTCTTTGTTAATCTGAGCTGTAAATCAGTTGTTAGAACTAATGGTAGTGCAACACTGTTTGTTGGATTGCCATACTGATGACTATGCGATTCTTTTATGCAGGTGATAACGTTATCGTGGGAAGCAAAGATGGTAAATTGTGCTGGTTTGATACCGATCTATCTACGAAACCATACAAGAAGTTAAAGTACGACTTCTCTTACCTTGAACTCTCTTTGTTTCTGTATTTTTTTTTCGTGCACAGTTGTTGAAGATCTTTTTAGATACATTGCCACGTTTAGTGCTCTAGGCAGTTGCTGTTACTTTTGCTTTTGTTTGTCCATATTTAGTTCTGCCAATTTAATGTTTTTTAGAATCTGTATCACATAGTGTGCCATTGATTACTCAATTGACAATGTGGGTCACATGCTTTTGCATCTGATGTGGCTGCTGATTACTCCTTTACACTTGCCTTCGAGTCATGCTTAACTTTTCCTTCTCGATAGCACCTTAATGTGCACAAGCGTTGTCTGttactacctccgttccaatgGATAAgtcttattatttttgaaaagtcaaaccatgtaatgtttgaccaagttttacataaaaatgttaacatgtaaaatacaaaatcagtatcattagatagatcatgaaatatattttcatatgatatAGTTTTATTAGTATATCATATTTGTTGATAGCTTTTTTCTAAAAGTTTGgttaaactttacttggtttgacttcttGAAAAAAATAGGCCTTATTCATTGAAATGGTGGGAGTAAAGGTCAATGATTTCCACTGTTTAGTCTACTGTTCTCAAATAGTGTGTACTGTAAAGAATGTTCTCATTTTCTCCGGTTCTAGTTATTGCCTTGTTTTTTGAAATCCCATTGGGCACAGTTATTTTTTGGACGGTACCCACTAGTTTTACTGCTCTGTCTAAATTTATTTCTTGTAATTCATTTTCTTTATTCAGGAACCACTCGAAGGATATAACCAATGTTACTTTCCACCGGAGATACCCTCTTTTTGCTTCATCGTCTGAGGATTGTACAGCATACGTGTTCCATGGAATGGTCTATGCTGATCTCAACCAGAACCCACTTATCGTGCCATTGGAGATTCTCCGTGGCCACTTGAGCTCAGATAGAAGAGGTATGTAGTCatacatcacttggttttcatgaTTTGAATTCTGCTACATCTTCCGTCCGCGGATTCTTGTTTGCACTTGTAATTTTTAACCATAATCAGAGCAGTTATATGACAGTGCTTGAACTTAGTTATGCATTATTATGCTTTTCACTGGAAGGATGCAAGTCACAAATGTTTTGCATTGAACCTCATGTTCTGCGGTCCTTGTTTCACATGATGCCAGTTTGaactgaagtgaatatttgttgcTTGGATATTTTTGAGAATCAGGCACAGAATAGGATCGTGCTGAGTGTGTTGGATAAATGTGCCTTGTTAAATTGAAATAATAACATATATTCATATTCATAAGGAAGAAAGTTAGATTCAGTCAATTGGACAGAGTAGTCTTAGTATTTTGGATCCACAAGGATGCATTGCTGCAAATTCAAGATTTGAGCAGGAAAAAAAATTATGCGTAGATGGAAATTAGTAGTTAGGTTATCTTCTGATGTTGCCAAAAGAACTACACTTGTCTTATAACAGTGACTTGGGCTATTTTGCATTACCACACACTGTTGCCATGTCAATATTGCAAGGCGTAAAAGGTTTTGCTTTTGTTCCTGTGTAGGTGTTTTGGATTGCAAATTCCACCCAAGGCAGCCGTGGTTGTTCACTGCTGGTGCTGACTCGGTGATCAGGCTTTACTGCGAGTAGTGACGATGCTTTGAAGGAAGATAGCACATCAGTTTTATCAGGCATTTTTGGCAGGGCTCCGTACGATGTGAATGTTGTGGTGTTGAACAGTCATTATGTCTCGTGTCTCGGAGGTGTGCTTGCGATCGCAGTTTTGTTACGAGCtatgttgtattttttttttacttATTATTTGTAACAGTTAGATGAGATTGTACCGTACCTGTGTAAGCAATGGAAAGAGGAGTTTGAGCTATTCCACAGACAACAGCTGTCACAAAGCTGTAGCAATGCCGTCTAATGTTTTTCAGCCGATTTTGTTTGGCTTGGATGTTTGGTGAAGAAAAACTAACCAGCAGCTGCAATGGATGATGCTCGGTCTTATCTCCTTCAGAATTCCCAGTAGGTTTGGCGATAGTTAGGTCTAAGCAGCGAAGCATCAGGATCATGTACATTTACTgaacttgttaaaatggtggggaCACCACTATCTTCTACCTGGCCTATTTGCTTCGGTGCTTGCAGCTTGCCTGCTAATTCATTGAGGGCAAGGAATGACTTACGGGTGTCTTTGCTCAGAACTTTTAGAGTTAGAAGGCCGATCTAAAAGTTAGAAGGCAGATCTTTATTTCTTTCCCACTGTTTGTTTTCTTCTAGTACTTCCTCCGATCCAtgttatttgatgttgaaatggattATTCTCTCATATTATTTGATGCTGAAATGGatttatctacaactaaaatgtgtaTAGAAACATCTAcattaacatcaagtaatatgaattggAGGTTTACATCTTAATGTTTACATGATTTCATTGGGATGGCTTATCTTGAACTTGCGGAAGCTCTACATCTTAATGTTTACATGATTTGGTTCTGAAATTGTAAACTGCCTCAAATATAAATCGAAGCATACGTGAAGTTTTCAAACCTAACAGTTATAGAAAGGACAAACCAAACCATTCAAGATGGACCCCAATTAGGGTTTTGGGCATGAATCCGGTCCTCTTTATTGCACGGAAAGTTCAGCCGCCCTTATATACTTAAGGGATGAGGACGATTGAACCAACACCAATCAAATAAACACATCTACTATTTTTTCTGTGTTCATCTACTCTTTATCCTTCTTTGTTGGTCTTCTCGTTCTTTGTCGGGCGGTCAGATACTGAGGAAGCCGAAGCGCCGGCTGCGCAAAGCACAACGACAACTTGAAAAGGCAATGAATGACCCTATGTCTGATGAAAATGAGGCGACGACGAAAGAGATGGCAAATCTGATTGAACTTTTGCTGGAACAAGATGAGGTTTATTGGGCCCAAAGATCTAGGGCTAATTGGCTTCACCAGGGGGATATGAACACCTCATTCTTCCATAATTATGCTTCTGCCCGAAGGAAGAAAAATACAATCACCAAGATGAAAAATGACAATGGGACATGGATTGAAGGTACTGAGACGCTAAAGCCTTTAATTCATGATTATTTTTCTAATATCTTCTCTTCGGAGGTTTTTCATGTAGATCCCAACATGATGGACAAAATACACCCTAGAGTGGATGCGGCCATGAATAATATGTTGCTGGCTCCCTTTGATGCGGACGATGTTAAAAAGGCGGCGTTTAGTATTGGCGATCTTAAAGCACCGGGCCCTGATGTTCTTCATGCAgtattttacaaaaaaaattggGACATATGCGGAGTGGCGATTACTCAAGAGGTTCTCCAAGCCCTGAATTCTGGCATTATTCCGGAGGGATGGAACGATACTATTGTGGTTCTTAATCCTAAAGTTGATGACCCAGAGAATATTACGCAGTATCGCTCAATAAGTCTTTGCAATGTGATCTATAAAATCATCTCTAAAATGTTGGCTCATCGGCTGAAGGATATTCTTCCAGAGGTTATTTCTCCTATGCAGAGTGCGTTTGTTCCTGGAGGCTAATCACGGATAATGTGCTGGTTGCTTATGAGTCGATTCATGCTATCAAAAATAAAAGGGGAGGTTCTAATGGTACATGTGCTGTCAAGCTTgatatgcacaagtcctatgataGAGTGGAGTGGGTGTTTCTAGAAAATATGATGAGAAAGATGGGCTTTGCTGAAAGATGGATTGAGTTAATGATGGCTTGTGTAAGATCAGTAAAGTATCAAGTTCGGTTCAATTCTGAGGAAACTGATATGTTTGTTTCCACTAGAGGGCTGAGAAGGGAGACCCTCTCTCCCCCTACCTGTTCCTTTTGTGTGCAGAAGGATTATCTAGTCTCTTGTTGtatgaagaagaagttggtgACATATATGGGGTTAGGGTGTGCAGAAATGCACCGTCGAAGTATCACATTTACTTTTTGCTGATGATTCCCTTATTATCATGAGAGCTGATATGACTAATGCAACTTCCTTGCAACAAGTTCTGGATACTTATTGTGCTAATTCTGGACAGTTAGTGAGCGTAGCTAAGTCAAGCATTTTCTTCTCGCCGAACACAAATGTGTTGGTTCGGGCAGAAATTTGTGAGACCCTTCATATCAATACAGAAGCTATTTCTGACAAATATCTTGGCCTCCCTGCGCTTGTTGGGGCTGAGAAAAGTGAGTGCTTCCTACATTTTGTGGAAAGAATTATCCAGAGGATTAATGGCTAGAAAGAGAAGATGCTTTCTATTGGGGGAAAGGAGATTTTGTTAAAGGCAATGGCACAGGCTATTCCGGTTCATGCTATGTATGTGTTCCAAATACCAAAAGGTGTGTGTAAACGGATGATGGATGCTATTTCCCAATTCTGGTGGGgtgatgatgaaaatggaaaacaTATGCATTGGTTCACTTGGTGGAAGCTTTGTTATCCAAAGAAGGAGGGTGGCATGGGGTTTAGGGACTTCCAGTCTTTTAACCTTGCAATGCTAGCCAAACAAATTTGGAGGCTGATCTTGACTCCGGACTCCCTATGTGCTCGGGTGTTGAGAGCAAAGTATTACCCTAGTGGTGATATCCTTAAGGCGGGACCAAAGACAGGTGCCTCATTCACCCAGAGAAGTATCATGGCTGCGTTACCCACATTCAAAAGAGGGTACATCACGCGGGTCGGAACTGGAGACTCTATTAGCATATGGAATGAATTAAACAGATTCATTAGTAATTGTAAATCCCAATTTCCAGTCATCGGGCAGATCAAACAGGATCCCAATTAAACAGAATTAAACAGGATTCCGTCGAGCCCTGACAGCGCCAAGGGCAGGGGCGGTTTTTACAAGAGTTAGTGAGTTGATCTGCCCGATGACTGGAAATTGGGATTTACAATTACTAATGAATCTGTTTAATTCTGCTGATGTAGAGCGTATCTCTCGGATCCCTCTCAATTCTGGTTTTGATGACTTCATCGCATGGGGCGCCACTTCTTATGGGAGATATACGGTAAAATCGGCTTACTATTTACAATGGAAACATCAATTTGGCCGTTGGGCGCAACAGTTGTCTCTGCCTGGTTCCTCGGCCCAAAACCCTATGTGGAGTTCTATTTGGAAATTAGAACTTCCAGCCAAGATTAAAATTTTCGCCTATAGATCCCTGCATGGCATTATTCCTCTAAAGTGTGTCCTTGCAAATAGACATATTGGAGTGAGTAGAGAATGTCCTATCTGCCAACTTGATGCTGAAGATGTTCGTCACCTTCTATTCCTTTGACCGGTTGCTAAATAACTTTGGGAAACAATGGACCTGCAGCATGTGATAACGGAGGCGTTGGCTGTGGACAGGTCCGCATCTGCCATTTTGGAACATATAATGTGCACTCCTGATAATGATATTCAAGGTTTTACAACGGTGAACCTCAAGGAGGTCGTCATCACGACGTGCTGGTACCTTTGGTGGCTGCGGCGCCAACGGACCCATGGTGAGTCTACCCCGCCCATGGTTAAGTGTAGATTTTCGATTCTATCTATAGTGGCAAATTCTCTTAAGAGTCTATGTCAAGCAAAGTCAAAATGAGGTGGCTAGATGGACTAGACCGGAGGCTTCACACGTGAAGCTGAATGTGGATGCCTCTTTCCATGATGATCGAAGGGCGGGAGCAACGGGAGCTGTGATTTTATTGCGGCATCAACCTCTTACTCGCAGGGGATCGACACATCGGTGATGGGTGAGGCTGTGGCTCTGAGCAATGGCTTGGACCTTGTTATAAGAATGGGATGTAATAGATTGATGATCGAGTCTGACTGCTCGGAGGTGGTGGAAGCATTCAATGACAGGGGACAATGGTGGAGTGCTCAAACAACAATATTTACTGAGTGCGTTGACAAGATGGCGACTATTGGGTGGGTCTCGGTTAGACATATCCACCGTGAGGCCAACCAAGTTGCTCATGTCTTAGCTCAGGACTCTTATACTAGTCACTAGtaaaaatacccgtgcgttgccacgggacgCAAATTTTATTTCTAAATACACATATATAAGGAATATATATTTTCTTACAGAAAACAAATTCCTTCTAGCAAAGAACTTCAATGGAATCATCTTTGTCCACACTATAGTTCAACTCTAATCACCGAATCATTGTAGGTAGCTCACAAAAAATGCAAGAAACTGGGCATCTAGTGATAAAACGAAAATACTGTTATATTTTTCAACCAAGTAGTTACATAAATCTCGTTCCTTGCCCAAATCTATCAATTAAAAAGCAACATTAACAACGCGCGATCTATTAACAGCTAGACCCTTATTTAGGCTTCCAAGCCTATACTTCAGCTTTATTTTTGGCTTGCAATGAATGCTCACTTTTTTCTTGCCACTTCAGGCAGCACCCTGAACCCACTTGATTCTCTCCCTCCTTGGTTCCTTGCTGCATATCTCTTTCCACACCACTACATTGCAGGAAATCAAAGACTCCTCTTACTTCTTTCTTCATCTTATCAATGTTCTATGCCATTATTGCTTTTGGGAGATTAGAATAATAAAAAACCAGTCTCATGAAGTGAAAGTAGAAGGAATAAAATGTTGTAGCGAACCAACAGACAACATACCATATATAATCATTTTCGAGGTCATAGGGTGTCTCATGCAGCCATTCCTTATCTATATTTTGATCATGTTTGAAGTGGCACATTAGATACAAAAGAATGGTTCTTAAGCCGATCTGCAACTACATATATCTGACCCAATCCAAGTAGACGAAAAAACTACAATAGAATAAAATGGTATAAATTAGCTTTTCTTTTCAATGTTATATCTAAAGAAAGTAAATGAAGAGCTTTAACTACTCAAATCAGTTCTAAAAGTGTGGTGTTTCTAAGAGTTGCGGAGAGAAGGAAACAAAAGACTAAAGATTATTATCGAGTCTTTTCCCCACCTCTCCCGAAAGCTCTCCTCTCTCCCACTGCTTTGAGAGTCGGCCTCGGCAGGCCGGGCCAATCTGACGTCCTCCTCACCGGAGTAGCTGGCTGGGGATGGACAAGGAAGGGCGCCGGATCTAGGGTTGTAGATAGTAGGCTCAATAAAAGTAGGTTTTTGTTGTCTCGGCATCATGATGGTTGTTGGCGTTCTGCCAGGAGGATGGCATGGGATCCCTCCGGCCGGATTCTGTGCTGGCTGGTGCTCCTGCTGCTTGCCGCGGCGCTCCGATGGACGGAGACAGATGCGGTGACGAGAGGAGCTGCAGCCGCCTCCGTGAAAAAGACTGGTGTCCTTGGCGAAACTGCTGCTGGCGGTCGGTGGTTGAAGTTCTCCTTCTCTGCTCGCCATGGTGGTGAGTGAGGAAGAGATCTTCACTTTCCGTTTTGCTGGTGGTGGGATCTGCGACAGGGGAGCTTTGAAGCTGCTCCCAGGAGAGAATCCACGGCAGCTCTTCCGCAGCTGCCGTCCAAGATGGCCGAAGGGCGGCCGCTCCAACCCTCTTCGTCGACTTCGGTTCTCTCCGGTCGACGATTGAAGGAGAAAAGCAACCTCCAGGCCTCAAGGCCAAGAAGGAGGCCCCTCAACCCCACTGCAGTTGGCTTCCGGCGCCTCGCCCCAAGTGGTTCCGTCCCCGCGGCGTTGCGCTTGACTGCTCTGCGATGAAGCGAtgcggtggtgaaggtggagctgGACCCGATGGCTTTTTTAGTTTTTCTTTCAGGGTCTgttgtgcaaaaattaggggcctGTTTGTATTTTCCTTTCTCTTTTGGTCCTTCATGTACTTGTATCTGCCACCGCTTAATGAGAGCTTCTAGGTCCCTCTGGGACCgcccaaaaaaaaaactaaatagATCAATGTTGGGAAAGAAATCATACTACCAGCAGTACAATATTAGATCTACACCTGCTATATTTCACAAAAATAAGCAATTTACATTTTTCCTTGTGGCCTATTCCCTACAAAGAGTCAGTAACTTGGGGTGGACAAGATATTCCCTACAAAGAAATATATATGTTTTGAGCATGGATTCGGGTTCAACTAATGTTAATTTTGTATTGTGGGCATCGCAGAAACGAGCAAGAAAACTAAGAAGTCTACCTCAGCAAATCATGATTACCAGAGATGCAACTTGCACCAATATTGACATTACACCTAGACGATAAGCAGATGAATCATCATGCAGCAACTGATGCAATCTTAATTTTGAACACAAATAACTTTTCTGATGCTCAtgtctacatgtggtaaatgcaaGAGAAACATTAGCTTCATAAACACTCCTTATACAGTTGTACCTGGTATCTAGAGAATAGAATAGAACTTCTCCACGGTATCTTAACACAACTatcatccatgattacctttcctGGTAATACCATTTTTTACAGTAGGAAAatatctactacttaaaaagaaagCAAGAGTATATACACAATGGGTACTATGTTACTTTGTAGTGCTAAAATGTGCGCTATAAAGAAGCAATGCAGTAGTTCATAATTCAGATGAATCAAAGAAGAATCGAGCAAAGGCATACTAAGTGCACAGGACAGCAACAAATGGTATTCCGAAAAAATTACGGACATATACACGATCTActttgcttgatcaagatataaatCATTTTAGAGAAGAACTTGTGAACCAATTGCTTGACAAATAGCTTTATGGTAGCCCGTAACCTACAACAAAGGTTCCCCATGACGACATGCAATCCACTTGCAAGAATTCTTTGATCTTCACGAATAGAAGTTTTTTGCAAGATTTCAGAACTGTCAAGTTGTTGCAAGATTACATAACATAATGCATCAGTCTTTCCTGTTCCAGATTGTGCTAGTCCGGGCTCACTTTAATCTGCAAGTTTTTGCTCTAGTGAAATACATCATCTGAAAATATCTAGAGCGTGTTTGGATCAGATATCGTAAACGGGACCGACAATGGAATTGGTTAACAGAGGCATTAGCGGTGTAATGGAAAATTGCCGATTTTGTTTGGTTCAAAATGGAAAGGGATTTGATACCAGAGCGGTAGGTGAATCCTAGTTGTAAATGGGAGCCTAATCAACAAATCGGCATCAAGAGGGCATGGAAGTTAACTGGACAAAGGAGAACGCCGGCGTCGCTGCTGTGACACAGAA
Coding sequences within it:
- the LOC127341233 gene encoding ribosome biogenesis protein BOP1 homolog is translated as MGRPDGEDNADLSSDDSPWSDTAWSEDDDDEGSLSLEDSGNEDSGEGSGLESDDGLEEEAEDAEAGGESDSSEDEAGPRNTVGDVPLAWYKDEDHIGYDIDGKKIKKRDREGRIDTLLRNADSDTNWRKVIDAYNDEEVQITKEEAKIISRLLKGKTPHASVDPYPDYVDWFEYDGKGHPLSNAPEPKRRFVPSKWEQKKVVKLVRAIRKGWIKFDKPKDEPDYYLLWGDDTDTADNKRQGLSYIPAPKPNLPGHEESYNPSVEYVPTQEEIDSYQLMYEEDRPKFIPRRFESLRSVPAYEKALREGFDRCLDLYLCPRTRKKRINIDPESLKPKLPSKKDLRPYPRTCYLEFKGHSGPVRSLSVEATGQWIASGSSDGTIRVWEVETGRCLKVFNVGADVHRISWNPSPDKPVLAAIVGHDLLLLNAEVGDEETQMRTKQLLHIDESAPEEDADDKKPAVRWVRHDKFDGITLIHHKAASTVEWHSKGDYFTTVVPTGESRAVLLHQLSKKHSHHPFRKLPGLPVAAVFHPTQKMFFVATKKFVQIYDLQKAEVVKKLESGLREISSISIHPGGDNVIVGSKDGKLCWFDTDLSTKPYKKLKNHSKDITNVTFHRRYPLFASSSEDCTAYVFHGMVYADLNQNPLIVPLEILRGHLSSDRRGVLDCKFHPRQPWLFTAGADSVIRLYCE